From Caldilineales bacterium, a single genomic window includes:
- a CDS encoding ubiquitin-like domain-containing protein — translation MATTSPDVTLTKTGGRRLDRPGWLRATVIGLAVVALAAAGWLYWRSLKPITISVDGQEQVVRTRAGDVGQLWAQIGYHPHPEDRLTLPAGEMAAGAGVIIERARPVLLTADGYSAEAWTHAATAGDFLTEQGILLGDNDRLRLQGQVAERETALPPAVWLGEADGRRHPTWQQTTPPLSLSIERAVPVLLLDGHQAPIRFETLATTVGGALAAAGIPVYEGDVVFPALGSRVQAGQSLVIWRSLPVEVQVDGRRLSTRTRQDTVGDALAEMGVALVGLDRVAPPLHARLRPHAQIRVTRVREDVVYEEQHLPFQVVYVGDDNLAIDQQRLVHPGSEGVLRKRHRIRYEDGAEVERRLEDQWQASAPQNKVIAFGRKIEPLTLETPDGPITYWRKMRVYTTAYSPARSGTSPSAPWYGRTRIGLPLDKGLVAVDPSIIPMRSQMYIPGYGIGLAADTGGGVNGRFIDLGYNDANYQPWHWWTDIYLLWPPPPAYTIPYLLPNYPRFPDRRR, via the coding sequence ATGGCCACGACTTCCCCCGACGTCACGCTGACCAAGACCGGCGGGCGCAGGCTCGACCGGCCCGGCTGGCTGCGCGCGACCGTCATCGGGCTGGCAGTGGTTGCGCTTGCGGCTGCGGGCTGGCTCTACTGGCGCAGTCTGAAGCCGATCACGATCAGCGTCGATGGGCAGGAGCAGGTTGTGCGCACCCGGGCCGGAGACGTCGGCCAACTGTGGGCGCAGATCGGCTATCATCCCCACCCCGAAGACCGGCTGACGCTGCCGGCAGGCGAGATGGCGGCGGGGGCAGGGGTGATCATCGAACGGGCAAGGCCGGTGCTGTTGACCGCCGACGGCTATTCGGCTGAGGCATGGACGCACGCCGCCACCGCCGGCGACTTCCTGACCGAGCAAGGCATCCTGCTGGGAGACAACGACCGGCTGCGGTTGCAGGGCCAGGTGGCAGAGAGAGAGACCGCCCTGCCCCCGGCCGTCTGGCTGGGCGAAGCCGACGGTCGCCGCCATCCCACCTGGCAGCAGACAACGCCGCCCCTGTCGCTGAGCATCGAGCGGGCGGTTCCGGTGCTGCTGCTGGATGGCCATCAGGCCCCGATCCGTTTCGAGACGCTGGCGACTACGGTTGGCGGGGCATTGGCGGCGGCCGGCATCCCTGTCTACGAGGGCGATGTCGTCTTCCCGGCCCTGGGCAGCCGCGTGCAGGCCGGCCAAAGCCTGGTGATCTGGCGCTCGCTGCCCGTCGAAGTGCAGGTGGATGGGCGCAGGCTGTCGACGCGCACCCGCCAGGACACGGTGGGCGATGCCCTGGCCGAGATGGGCGTGGCCCTGGTCGGGCTGGATCGCGTGGCACCGCCGCTGCACGCCCGCCTGCGGCCCCATGCCCAGATCCGGGTGACGCGGGTGCGCGAGGATGTGGTCTACGAAGAACAGCACCTGCCGTTTCAGGTCGTCTATGTCGGTGATGACAACCTGGCCATCGACCAACAACGCCTCGTCCATCCCGGCAGCGAGGGCGTGCTGCGCAAACGGCACCGTATCCGCTACGAAGACGGGGCCGAGGTGGAGCGCCGGCTGGAGGACCAATGGCAGGCCTCCGCGCCCCAGAACAAGGTCATCGCCTTTGGCCGCAAGATCGAGCCGCTGACCCTGGAAACGCCCGACGGCCCCATCACCTACTGGCGCAAGATGCGGGTGTACACTACCGCCTACAGCCCTGCCCGTTCGGGCACGTCGCCCTCGGCGCCGTGGTACGGTCGCACCCGCATCGGTTTGCCGCTGGACAAGGGGCTGGTGGCCGTCGATCCAAGCATCATTCCCATGCGCAGCCAGATGTACATCCCCGGCTACGGCATCGGCCTGGCCGCCGACACCGGCGGAGGAGTCAACGGGCGCTTCATCGATCTGGGCTATAATGACGCCAATTATCAGCCCTGGCACTGGTGGACGGACATCTACCTGCTGTGGCCGCCCCCGCCCGCCTACACCATCCCCTACCTTTTGCCCAATTACCCGCGCTTTCCTGATCGGCGGCGATAG
- a CDS encoding aldehyde dehydrogenase family protein — MSAPHFKITYSTLSADNPELHAAFDAAVTAAKSGFGRTFPLLIGGQERRAAETFRNTSPIDTGLLLGYFQKGSRQDGLDAIAAARAAASAWSRTPWPDRLAILRRAAALMDERTFEIAAIMSIEIGKNRLEALGDIAETADLVRYYCDDLEKNDGYKRQLLSETPKHRNYSLLKPYGVWCVISPFNFPAALAGGPTGAALVAGNTVVLKPATDTPYTAWKLVECFRDAGLPDGVLNFVTGPGRTIGEALTTSLDIDGYTFTGSYDVGMHLLRTVAQGPYPRPVVAEMGGKNPVIISRRAQVDDAAYGVMRAAFGLQGQKCSAASRVYVERPVYDDFLHGLLKHTESIVIGDPTRAEVFMGPVANRSAYEDYQRYCSDLAASGEILFGGRVLTDGDYGKGYFATPTIVSDLPLDHALWKTEMFLPIVAVHAIDSLEEGMHLANDHTYGLTAGFYGDPDETQWFFDHIEIGVSYANRRSSATTGAWPGYQAFGGWKGSGTTGKAAGSFYYLPFYLREQSQTLVIP; from the coding sequence ATGTCCGCCCCGCACTTCAAGATCACCTACTCCACCCTTTCCGCCGACAACCCCGAACTGCACGCCGCTTTCGACGCCGCCGTGACCGCGGCCAAGAGCGGCTTCGGCCGCACATTCCCGCTCCTGATCGGCGGCCAGGAACGCCGCGCCGCCGAAACCTTCCGCAACACCAGCCCCATCGACACCGGCCTGCTGCTGGGCTATTTCCAGAAAGGCAGCCGCCAGGATGGCCTGGACGCCATCGCCGCCGCCCGCGCCGCCGCGTCGGCCTGGTCGCGCACACCCTGGCCCGATCGTCTGGCCATCCTCCGCCGCGCCGCCGCCCTGATGGACGAGCGCACCTTCGAGATCGCCGCCATCATGAGCATCGAGATCGGCAAGAACCGCCTCGAGGCCCTGGGCGACATCGCCGAGACCGCCGACCTGGTGCGCTACTATTGCGACGACCTGGAGAAAAACGACGGCTACAAGCGCCAACTGCTGAGCGAGACGCCCAAACACCGCAATTACAGCCTGCTCAAGCCTTACGGCGTGTGGTGCGTGATCTCGCCCTTCAACTTCCCCGCCGCCCTGGCCGGAGGCCCCACCGGCGCCGCCCTGGTGGCGGGCAACACCGTCGTCCTCAAACCCGCCACCGACACCCCCTACACGGCCTGGAAACTGGTCGAATGCTTCCGCGACGCCGGCCTGCCCGACGGTGTGCTCAATTTCGTCACCGGCCCCGGTCGCACCATCGGCGAGGCCCTGACCACCAGCCTGGACATCGACGGCTACACCTTCACCGGCTCGTATGATGTGGGCATGCACCTGTTGCGCACGGTGGCGCAAGGCCCCTACCCGCGGCCGGTGGTGGCCGAAATGGGCGGCAAGAACCCGGTCATCATCAGCCGCCGCGCCCAGGTGGATGACGCCGCCTACGGCGTCATGCGCGCCGCCTTCGGCTTGCAGGGCCAGAAATGCTCCGCCGCCTCGCGCGTCTATGTCGAGCGCCCGGTCTATGACGACTTCCTCCACGGCCTGCTCAAGCACACCGAGAGTATCGTCATCGGCGACCCGACGCGGGCCGAGGTCTTCATGGGGCCGGTGGCCAACCGCAGCGCCTACGAGGATTACCAGCGCTATTGCAGCGACCTGGCCGCCAGCGGCGAAATCCTCTTTGGTGGACGCGTCCTCACCGACGGTGACTACGGCAAGGGCTACTTCGCCACCCCCACCATCGTCAGCGACCTGCCGCTCGACCACGCTCTCTGGAAGACGGAGATGTTCCTGCCCATCGTCGCCGTCCATGCCATCGACAGCCTGGAAGAAGGGATGCACCTGGCCAACGACCACACCTACGGCCTCACGGCCGGCTTCTATGGCGACCCGGACGAGACGCAATGGTTCTTCGACCACATCGAGATCGGCGTCTCCTACGCCAACCGGCGCTCCAGCGCCACCACCGGCGCCTGGCCCGGCTACCAGGCCTTTGGCGGCTGGAAAGGTTCCGGCACCACCGGCAAGGCCGCCGGCTCCTTCTACTACCTGCCCTTCTACCTGCGCGAGCAGAGCCAAACGCTGGTCATTCCGTGA
- a CDS encoding methyltransferase domain-containing protein, translating to MTSQLPAGVVLNADQQRWDERYLAGHGPPSHEILPWIAAQQPYLQGGRALDVACGVGRHSLWLAGLGYEVDAVDVSAVALAKLAAAAAERSLGQHIRPLHADLTRWRPQPETYDLALVSLYLERSLLPALREALKPGGLILYTTFHTDLLRLQPDDNPAYLLQPGELLATFPGWQILAYEDRRLPPDSQRRSDCTSSLLARKGE from the coding sequence ATGACTTCTCAACTTCCTGCGGGCGTGGTTCTCAACGCCGATCAACAACGATGGGACGAACGCTATCTGGCCGGACACGGCCCCCCCTCGCATGAGATTCTGCCCTGGATCGCAGCACAGCAACCGTATTTGCAGGGCGGTCGGGCGCTGGATGTCGCCTGTGGGGTCGGACGGCACAGTCTGTGGCTGGCAGGGCTGGGCTATGAGGTGGATGCCGTCGACGTCAGCGCCGTGGCCTTGGCGAAGCTGGCCGCCGCCGCCGCCGAACGCAGCCTGGGCCAGCACATCCGCCCCCTGCACGCCGACCTCACCCGCTGGCGCCCCCAACCGGAGACCTATGACCTGGCGCTCGTCTCGCTCTACCTGGAACGCAGCCTGTTGCCGGCGCTGCGGGAGGCGCTGAAACCGGGCGGTCTCATCCTCTACACCACCTTCCACACCGACCTGTTGCGCCTCCAACCCGACGACAACCCCGCCTACCTGCTCCAGCCCGGCGAACTGCTGGCGACGTTCCCCGGCTGGCAGATCCTGGCCTACGAAGATCGTCGCCTGCCGCCCGATAGCCAGAGGCGAAGCGATTGCACTTCGTCGCTGTTGGCGCGCAAAGGGGAGTAA
- the tyrS gene encoding tyrosine--tRNA ligase, producing the protein MIPAEEQLTILMRGVDFGDALTYKNMEAELRQRLSESVATGRPLRVYCGYDPTSPDLHLGHTISMRKLRQFQDLGHQVVFLIGTFTGLIGDPSDKDSARRQQTDEEVTAKARSYAEQAFRILDRTRTEIRYNGDWLSKLTFKDVIGLASYFTVQQFLAREKFALRYEKGEAIWLHEFFYALMQGYDAVALHTDVQLGGTEQLFNLIAGRKLMEVHGLRPQIALTLPILVGTDGHLRMSKSTGNTIGIDDAPEEMYGKVMSIPDSAMRSYADLATSWNPSYIEQTFGDWAAGRLHPRDLKMALAREITGLFHPPAAVEAAEQHFIRTIQQKELPEDMPTLIVGPDDTVVALLERAGLVASRGQAKRDIQGGGVRLDGETVTDPHHHPVPGPEGSVLQKGKRHYVRLMAEP; encoded by the coding sequence ATGATCCCCGCCGAAGAACAACTCACCATCCTCATGCGCGGCGTCGATTTTGGCGACGCCCTGACCTACAAGAACATGGAGGCCGAGCTGCGCCAACGCCTGAGCGAGAGCGTCGCCACCGGCCGGCCCTTGCGCGTCTACTGCGGCTATGACCCCACCTCGCCCGACCTGCACCTGGGCCACACGATTTCGATGCGCAAACTGCGCCAGTTCCAGGACTTAGGCCATCAGGTCGTCTTCCTCATCGGCACCTTCACCGGACTGATCGGCGACCCCAGTGACAAGGACAGCGCCCGGCGCCAGCAGACGGACGAAGAGGTGACGGCCAAGGCCCGCTCCTACGCCGAACAGGCCTTCCGCATCCTCGACCGGACCCGCACCGAGATCCGCTATAACGGCGATTGGCTGAGCAAGCTCACTTTCAAGGATGTCATCGGCCTGGCCAGTTACTTCACGGTGCAGCAGTTCCTGGCCCGCGAGAAATTCGCCCTGCGCTACGAAAAAGGCGAAGCCATCTGGCTACACGAGTTCTTCTACGCCCTCATGCAGGGTTACGACGCCGTCGCCCTCCACACCGACGTGCAGTTGGGAGGCACCGAACAGCTCTTCAATTTGATTGCCGGGCGCAAGCTGATGGAAGTCCACGGCCTGCGCCCGCAGATCGCCCTCACCCTGCCCATCCTGGTGGGAACGGACGGGCATCTGCGCATGAGCAAGAGCACCGGCAATACCATTGGCATCGACGATGCGCCGGAGGAGATGTACGGCAAGGTCATGTCCATCCCCGATAGCGCCATGCGCAGTTACGCCGATCTGGCTACTTCCTGGAATCCCAGCTATATCGAGCAGACCTTTGGTGACTGGGCCGCCGGCCGGCTGCACCCGCGCGACCTGAAGATGGCCCTGGCGCGCGAGATCACCGGCCTCTTCCATCCTCCGGCGGCGGTGGAGGCGGCCGAACAGCACTTCATCCGCACCATCCAGCAGAAAGAGCTGCCGGAGGACATGCCCACGCTGATTGTTGGCCCCGACGACACGGTGGTGGCCCTGCTGGAGCGCGCCGGGTTGGTGGCCAGCCGCGGCCAGGCCAAGCGCGACATCCAGGGCGGCGGCGTGCGGCTGGATGGCGAGACCGTGACCGACCCCCACCACCATCCCGTCCCCGGCCCCGAAGGCAGCGTATTGCAGAAGGGCAAGCGGCATTATGTGAGGCTGATGGCGGAACCATGA
- a CDS encoding DUF4365 domain-containing protein — translation MSTGVATLPRRFTAAKQQELISRNQFAERLIRFGWMPHVPEDLGEDFIVHVYFEGRATGVVFHVQIKSVINLDQRRRGEYVGYDDIKVKDLKHWESFSYPVVLVIWDIGLREGRWILVDDAIAYLDQRRPNWREQDGKITVHLPWGNSSDEQGLLHLRRTLAQSLMPSLLDGKPLKFTLTLKGDVSADPAQLQQTLGDWLVAGGELSNKHFKEAKLRFDPPEFGRWIGDLEFEDFRLTATTPVSKHQVQLTVLDGRGQSLIRRQIEVERRLKIEDGQHTIEFANAESSQPVVISLSVPIIHLDPIEMGPGEFSWHVQDRGQDAVEALEIARFWRACDTGKLLRLDFDGEGGQLEFTIPAHPVSDDSERIESSMQQLCLLQQRLGQRFQVPAEGPSATDLETIGMLAMIVEQGKYEHTAPKLVISMEGSFDRAGLAKLVDLYETQEDADFRVSGVFGEINLLGRSLDLGPATRHIHGRIDSLPEDIGDLIRRAPVEASLRIGLVDVTLIDIYPDWFKREAERLAHLLIEEIGSDAVYLFGSIAWGGEYAPDTDIDLALRGLDGLRFLNAIQLVERESDFPVDLVDIDKVSDQLRDRIIISGVMLNGSK, via the coding sequence ATGAGTACAGGTGTTGCTACTCTTCCGCGCCGATTCACAGCCGCGAAGCAACAAGAGCTTATCAGCCGTAATCAGTTTGCCGAGAGGCTGATTCGATTCGGCTGGATGCCGCATGTGCCAGAAGACCTGGGTGAGGATTTCATCGTCCATGTTTACTTCGAAGGCCGAGCCACAGGTGTTGTCTTTCATGTCCAAATCAAGAGTGTCATCAACCTGGACCAGCGCAGACGGGGCGAGTATGTAGGGTATGATGATATCAAGGTCAAGGATCTGAAACACTGGGAGAGCTTCAGTTACCCTGTTGTGCTTGTCATTTGGGACATAGGCCTGCGCGAGGGGCGCTGGATTCTGGTCGATGATGCCATCGCTTATCTGGATCAACGGCGTCCTAATTGGCGCGAGCAGGATGGCAAGATCACGGTTCATCTTCCCTGGGGGAATAGCTCGGATGAACAGGGTCTGCTCCATCTGCGGCGCACTTTGGCGCAAAGCCTCATGCCCTCATTGCTCGACGGCAAGCCATTGAAATTTACTCTGACCCTGAAAGGTGACGTGTCGGCAGATCCCGCCCAATTGCAGCAAACACTCGGCGATTGGCTAGTTGCTGGAGGCGAACTTTCCAATAAGCACTTCAAGGAGGCTAAGCTGCGCTTTGATCCACCAGAATTTGGGCGTTGGATCGGGGACCTTGAGTTTGAGGACTTCCGCTTGACCGCGACTACGCCTGTTAGCAAACACCAGGTTCAACTCACAGTACTCGATGGGCGCGGACAATCACTGATCAGGCGGCAGATCGAGGTGGAACGCCGGCTCAAGATCGAAGATGGACAACACACCATCGAGTTCGCCAACGCAGAATCATCCCAACCTGTCGTCATCAGCTTGAGTGTGCCTATCATCCATCTCGATCCGATTGAGATGGGCCCCGGCGAGTTTTCATGGCATGTGCAAGACCGGGGTCAGGATGCAGTCGAAGCACTGGAGATAGCTCGTTTTTGGAGGGCATGCGATACTGGCAAATTGCTACGCCTGGATTTCGATGGCGAGGGCGGCCAACTAGAATTTACAATACCTGCTCACCCTGTGAGTGATGACAGCGAGCGGATTGAATCAAGCATGCAACAGCTTTGCCTGCTCCAGCAGCGTCTGGGCCAACGCTTCCAGGTTCCGGCCGAGGGGCCAAGCGCAACGGATCTGGAGACCATCGGCATGTTGGCGATGATCGTTGAGCAAGGGAAGTACGAACACACCGCCCCGAAGTTGGTCATTAGCATGGAAGGTTCGTTCGATCGGGCGGGCTTGGCAAAGCTGGTCGACCTTTACGAAACGCAAGAGGATGCCGATTTTCGCGTATCAGGTGTCTTTGGTGAGATCAACTTGCTTGGACGTAGCCTTGACCTGGGGCCAGCTACCCGACACATTCACGGCAGGATTGACTCGTTGCCAGAAGACATCGGCGACCTCATCCGACGAGCGCCGGTTGAGGCAAGTCTCCGAATCGGATTGGTTGATGTCACGCTCATTGACATCTATCCAGATTGGTTCAAGCGTGAAGCTGAAAGATTGGCCCACTTGCTGATCGAAGAAATCGGATCTGACGCGGTGTATCTCTTTGGCTCAATTGCCTGGGGCGGAGAGTATGCACCTGATACCGACATCGATCTAGCACTAAGAGGTCTGGATGGCCTCCGATTCCTTAACGCCATCCAGCTTGTCGAGCGAGAAAGCGATTTTCCGGTTGATCTTGTTGATATCGATAAGGTTTCTGATCAATTGCGCGACCGTATTATCATTTCGGGAGTTATGTTGAATGGATCCAAATGA
- a CDS encoding Xaa-Pro peptidase family protein — protein MKSDLSRLMQERQIDAIAVLGNTDTSTDLAYLSGGVKLEGALYLHRRDAEPVLFASVIERELAASTGYRVRMWSDYDIIEYTKRHNNHRFAATVARLTDLMRDEGVGGRVAFYGAADIGYSYTLLKALAAANPHLEIVGETYPSLFHIARETKDKAELAAMAAVGQQTGEVVDSVIALIQAQTVRDGMVVGQDGRPFTVGDVKAHLRLELARRNLDEAHENIFCPGRDGAIGHNTGRYDMPLRLGESIVFDIFPRDRATGYFHDLTRTFFLGHAPEPLAQRWRQVKTVFDLVLERMQVGTPCRDYQDLTCDFFEDLGYPTTRSDPKTQRGYTHSLGHGVGLDIHEPPSLNLMPDNTTLLQPGHVVSVEPGVYDADEGWGIRIEDTIAFDEDGKLINLSNYRYEMVIPMS, from the coding sequence ATGAAATCAGACCTTTCTCGTCTCATGCAGGAACGCCAGATCGATGCCATTGCCGTCCTCGGCAACACCGACACCAGCACCGACCTGGCCTATCTCTCTGGCGGCGTCAAGCTCGAAGGCGCCCTCTACCTCCACCGCCGCGACGCCGAACCGGTGCTCTTTGCCAGTGTGATCGAGCGCGAACTGGCCGCCAGCACCGGCTATCGCGTGCGTATGTGGTCCGACTACGACATCATCGAATACACCAAAAGGCACAACAATCACCGTTTTGCCGCCACCGTGGCCCGCCTGACCGACCTGATGCGCGATGAAGGCGTGGGCGGGCGAGTGGCATTCTACGGCGCGGCCGACATCGGCTACAGCTACACCTTGCTCAAGGCCCTGGCCGCGGCCAACCCCCACCTGGAAATCGTCGGCGAGACCTACCCCAGCCTCTTCCACATCGCCCGCGAGACCAAGGACAAGGCCGAACTGGCAGCCATGGCCGCCGTGGGCCAACAGACAGGCGAAGTGGTGGATAGCGTCATCGCCCTCATCCAGGCGCAGACCGTGCGCGACGGCATGGTGGTTGGCCAGGATGGCCGGCCCTTCACCGTCGGCGATGTCAAGGCTCACCTCCGCCTGGAACTGGCCCGCCGCAACCTGGACGAGGCCCACGAAAACATCTTCTGTCCGGGCCGGGATGGCGCCATCGGGCACAACACCGGCCGGTACGACATGCCCCTGCGCCTGGGCGAGAGCATCGTCTTCGACATCTTCCCGCGCGACCGCGCCACCGGCTATTTCCACGACCTCACCCGCACTTTCTTCCTGGGCCACGCGCCCGAACCGCTGGCCCAACGCTGGCGGCAGGTCAAGACCGTCTTCGACCTGGTGCTGGAACGGATGCAAGTGGGAACCCCGTGCCGAGATTACCAGGACCTGACCTGCGATTTCTTCGAGGACCTGGGCTATCCCACCACCCGCTCGGACCCAAAAACACAGCGGGGCTACACCCACAGCCTGGGCCACGGCGTCGGCCTGGACATCCACGAGCCGCCCTCGCTCAACCTCATGCCCGACAACACCACCCTCCTCCAGCCCGGCCATGTCGTCTCGGTCGAGCCGGGGGTGTACGACGCCGATGAAGGCTGGGGCATCCGCATCGAGGACACGATCGCTTTCGATGAAGACGGCAAACTCATCAATCTATCGAATTACCGCTATGAGATGGTAATTCCGATGAGTTGA
- a CDS encoding carotenoid 1,2-hydratase: protein MNRKPSPRRRLAFILLAGLLAVAAMAALSQRERPQGLARVQGLAAAADVAGFARASGPAPLHFPADYGPHDDYQTEWWYYTGNLETADGRHFGYQFTLFRRAVLPPAQRVMRASNWAAEQIYMGHFALTDVAGGRFRAFERFARGAAGLAGARAEPYQVWLEDWQVAAVPGRPGITRVQARADDVAIDLTLTDAKGPVLQGDRGYSQKGPDPGNASYYYSLTRLISEGQVTVGGSTYAVAGLSWKDHEYSTSALAANQVGWDWFALQLDDGSEVKVFQLRRDDGSVDPFSAGSVVDPQGNVTRLSHGDFQIEVLDAWRSPRTQAEYPSRWRLTIPSLGLQLELEPWLADQELNVSYAYWEGAVRVSGASGGQAVAGNGYVELTGYAGSMQGQF, encoded by the coding sequence ATGAATAGAAAGCCCTCGCCGCGACGAAGGTTGGCGTTCATCCTCCTGGCCGGTCTGCTGGCCGTGGCAGCGATGGCGGCGCTCAGCCAGAGAGAGAGGCCGCAGGGGCTGGCGCGGGTGCAGGGGCTGGCGGCGGCCGCCGATGTCGCCGGTTTTGCTCGCGCCTCTGGCCCGGCCCCCCTCCATTTTCCGGCCGACTACGGCCCCCACGATGACTACCAGACCGAATGGTGGTACTACACCGGCAATCTGGAGACCGCCGACGGCCGTCATTTCGGCTACCAGTTCACCCTCTTCCGCCGCGCCGTGCTGCCGCCGGCCCAGCGGGTGATGCGCGCCTCGAACTGGGCCGCCGAACAGATCTACATGGGGCACTTCGCCCTCACCGATGTGGCCGGCGGGCGTTTCCGGGCCTTCGAGCGTTTCGCCCGCGGCGCGGCGGGTCTGGCGGGGGCGCGGGCCGAGCCGTACCAGGTCTGGCTGGAGGACTGGCAGGTGGCGGCTGTCCCCGGCCGGCCCGGCATCACCCGCGTGCAGGCAAGGGCGGACGATGTCGCCATCGACCTGACCCTGACCGATGCCAAAGGCCCCGTGCTGCAAGGCGACCGTGGCTACAGCCAAAAAGGGCCTGACCCTGGCAATGCCTCCTACTATTACAGTCTGACGCGGTTGATCAGCGAGGGCCAGGTGACGGTGGGCGGCAGCACCTATGCCGTGGCCGGTCTGAGCTGGAAGGACCACGAGTACAGCACCAGCGCACTGGCGGCCAATCAGGTGGGGTGGGACTGGTTCGCCCTGCAATTGGACGATGGTTCCGAGGTCAAGGTCTTTCAGCTGCGCCGGGACGATGGCAGCGTCGACCCGTTCTCGGCCGGCAGCGTCGTCGATCCCCAGGGCAACGTGACCCGCCTGAGCCATGGTGACTTTCAGATCGAAGTGCTAGACGCCTGGCGCAGCCCCCGCACCCAGGCCGAGTACCCCAGCCGCTGGCGCCTGACCATCCCCTCCCTCGGTTTGCAGCTCGAGCTGGAACCCTGGTTGGCCGACCAGGAGCTAAACGTCTCCTATGCCTATTGGGAGGGAGCGGTGCGCGTCAGTGGCGCCAGCGGCGGCCAGGCGGTTGCGGGCAATGGGTATGTGGAACTGACGGGCTATGCCGGGTCGATGCAGGGGCAGTTCTGA